The Lacrimispora xylanolytica genome has a segment encoding these proteins:
- a CDS encoding S8 family serine peptidase, translating to MEFDRDEFILWNEQTKSIYYFMRRHLDNHNQTFNLFSRLFRKNSLLAVLLIDDKIEGLITWKRVKRAGDWLVHIDILIISDEFRGSKRMFFFIEQAFLYLNSCFESPDQEILLIAETRYNSVYKYIDKFFTILPAPGSNRDSQTDRDKLIHLFYQDFVEHYLQGMYYNGDTHTIRLKGVEPADTDIYSEFDCLGKLNITLDEYSVIFCRITKEQINKIKRFHEVEVCSKAELLKNCLLLNQVNKDGPGRNKQTKVAIIDTGISQNRKVNLIGGVHVFYENGSVKTDNDFYSNEEHGNLAVRIIESIYPDAEFFIVRALSGRDCRCENMIKGIYLAADSGANVISIGGATLSQDFKDDLQNACDYAVSKGCIIIAPRDIETTKECYPFSFSNVLGIGITSIYNMILLDRTFNIVKATPEWIDYDDDSDRLIGNVSLGSSVANYIITALVAKLWKTYSLTGYEDLWNQLEKIGMPAEEIEHYLFDE from the coding sequence ATGGAGTTTGATCGGGATGAATTTATCTTATGGAATGAGCAAACCAAATCTATTTATTATTTCATGCGCCGGCATCTTGACAATCATAACCAGACATTTAATTTATTCAGCAGATTATTTCGTAAAAACTCTTTACTTGCAGTATTGCTTATAGATGACAAAATAGAAGGACTGATTACATGGAAGAGAGTGAAACGGGCTGGTGACTGGCTGGTACATATTGATATTCTGATTATTTCAGATGAATTTCGGGGAAGCAAAAGGATGTTTTTCTTTATTGAACAGGCTTTTTTATATTTAAATTCCTGCTTTGAATCTCCAGACCAAGAAATTTTACTTATAGCGGAGACTAGATACAATTCTGTTTATAAGTATATTGATAAATTTTTCACTATATTGCCTGCGCCTGGATCTAATAGGGATTCCCAGACAGATCGTGATAAGTTAATTCATTTATTTTATCAGGACTTTGTCGAACATTATTTGCAGGGAATGTATTACAATGGGGATACCCATACCATTCGTCTGAAAGGAGTAGAACCAGCGGATACAGATATCTATTCCGAGTTTGACTGTCTTGGTAAATTAAATATTACATTAGATGAATACAGTGTAATATTCTGCCGAATTACCAAGGAACAGATCAATAAAATCAAAAGGTTTCATGAAGTAGAAGTTTGCAGTAAAGCAGAACTCTTAAAAAATTGTCTTCTTCTGAATCAGGTCAATAAGGATGGCCCGGGAAGAAATAAACAAACGAAAGTGGCTATTATAGATACTGGAATAAGTCAGAATAGAAAAGTAAATCTTATAGGTGGAGTTCATGTTTTTTATGAAAATGGGAGTGTAAAAACAGATAATGATTTTTATTCCAATGAAGAACATGGAAACCTGGCAGTAAGAATCATAGAAAGCATATATCCTGATGCGGAATTTTTTATTGTAAGAGCTCTCTCAGGCAGAGACTGCAGATGTGAAAATATGATTAAAGGCATATATTTAGCAGCTGATTCTGGTGCAAATGTTATTTCCATTGGCGGTGCAACCTTATCACAGGATTTTAAAGATGATTTGCAGAATGCGTGTGACTATGCGGTATCAAAAGGTTGTATTATCATAGCTCCCCGGGATATTGAAACGACAAAGGAATGCTATCCATTTTCTTTTTCTAATGTTTTAGGTATCGGAATTACTTCTATTTATAATATGATATTATTGGACAGAACTTTTAATATAGTAAAGGCAACTCCAGAATGGATTGATTATGATGATGATTCTGACAGGTTGATAGGAAATGTTTCTCTTGGTTCCAGCGTTGCAAACTATATTATTACAGCCTTGGTCGCAAAGCTGTGGAAGACTTATTCCTTAACTGGTTATGAGGATCTATGGAATCAACTGGAGAAAATCGGAATGCCAGCGGAAGAAATTGAACATTATTTATTTGATGAGTGA
- a CDS encoding radical SAM/SPASM domain-containing protein, whose amino-acid sequence MLLEYNNQIHFTSRYSSIKIDHFNLVLFPEFKNYFVTDDEGMDCFQKLYDGMSIGEAFEHYSSQFIDCTEEEIRQKYQKLLGDIVHANKHTEPFDTADEILDIKFDMTYKCNAECVHCFATDFPDMTSADTNTFCRVFDELLNIFPHKPKVAISGGEPLLNAELLTDFVRYIKPNTAGITLLTNGFLFSDWIDKDEAKINFLLENVNDFQISLDGFTEEIFDKVRGKGNFKKVMNTLYYLNKKGISLNMHTTVTRINEKDIRENFIPFLIENRSLINNRNHFSFSIARAVGRGKDLAEQGLICSYTDFEKLLFDVHTQLIKNHLCDSAPMPITFREICGIGKQITVSPDGSCYLCGIPTSEILGNVLTDGHEVIKKRTLNTRNLYHLDKFEFCKGCDVSGLCMGGCRVYNKTLKGDYCAPACNDDYKESIYRMLIREYEIGMVNI is encoded by the coding sequence ATGTTATTAGAATATAATAATCAAATTCATTTTACCAGTAGATACAGTTCTATAAAAATTGATCATTTTAATTTGGTTCTTTTTCCTGAATTCAAGAATTATTTTGTTACGGATGATGAAGGAATGGATTGCTTTCAAAAGCTATATGACGGTATGAGTATTGGTGAAGCCTTTGAACATTACAGCAGCCAATTCATTGATTGTACGGAAGAAGAAATTCGTCAGAAATATCAAAAACTTCTTGGTGATATTGTACATGCTAATAAACATACTGAGCCCTTTGACACTGCTGATGAAATCCTTGATATTAAATTTGATATGACATATAAATGCAACGCAGAGTGCGTTCATTGTTTTGCTACTGATTTCCCTGATATGACGAGCGCAGATACCAATACATTCTGCAGGGTTTTTGATGAGCTTCTCAATATTTTCCCGCATAAGCCTAAGGTGGCAATATCCGGTGGCGAACCGCTGTTAAATGCAGAATTATTAACGGATTTTGTCCGTTATATTAAGCCTAATACAGCAGGAATAACTCTTTTAACAAATGGATTTTTATTCAGTGACTGGATTGATAAAGATGAGGCTAAAATCAACTTTTTATTGGAAAATGTAAATGATTTTCAGATTAGTCTTGATGGCTTTACAGAAGAAATTTTTGATAAAGTTCGAGGTAAGGGCAATTTTAAAAAGGTTATGAACACTTTGTATTATCTCAATAAAAAGGGAATCAGCCTTAATATGCATACCACAGTTACAAGGATTAATGAAAAAGACATAAGGGAGAACTTCATTCCCTTTTTAATCGAAAACCGCTCCTTAATAAATAATAGAAATCATTTTTCTTTTTCCATCGCCAGAGCTGTTGGCAGAGGAAAGGATCTGGCTGAACAGGGCCTTATCTGTAGTTACACGGATTTTGAAAAACTATTATTTGACGTACATACCCAGCTTATTAAAAATCATCTCTGTGATTCTGCGCCTATGCCTATTACCTTCCGGGAAATATGCGGAATCGGAAAGCAGATAACCGTATCACCTGATGGCAGCTGCTATTTGTGCGGAATACCTACCTCAGAAATTCTTGGAAATGTTCTCACAGACGGGCATGAGGTAATCAAAAAGCGGACATTAAATACCAGAAATCTCTACCACCTGGACAAGTTTGAATTCTGTAAGGGCTGCGATGTCAGTGGTCTATGTATGGGAGGGTGCCGTGTTTATAACAAAACATTAAAAGGGGATTATTGTGCTCCTGCCTGTAACGATGATTATAAGGAATCCATATATCGGATGCTAATAAGAGAATACGAAATAGGCATGGTCAATATATGA